From Polynucleobacter sp. JS-JIR-II-b4, a single genomic window includes:
- the dapB gene encoding 4-hydroxy-tetrahydrodipicolinate reductase, with protein MKIAIAGATGRMGKMLIETVLNTTDAQLVGALEHNACPQLGEDAGAFLGKKTGVLISSDVAQVLANAQFLIDFTRPEGTMAHLAVAEKTGTKMIIGTTGLTTDQIASLKNASAKLAIVFAPNMSVGVNATFKLLEIAAKMLNQGYDIEIIEAHHKHKVDAPSGTALKMGEVIADALGEKLDDVAVYAREGHTGERKEGSIGFATIRGGDIVGDHTVLFAGDGERIEISHKSSSRQSYAQGSLRAARFLQNQSAGLFDMQDVLGLRK; from the coding sequence ATGAAGATTGCAATAGCAGGCGCAACAGGGCGTATGGGTAAGATGTTGATTGAGACCGTTCTCAATACAACTGATGCACAGTTGGTTGGTGCGCTTGAGCATAATGCTTGCCCACAGTTGGGTGAAGACGCTGGCGCCTTTTTGGGCAAAAAAACTGGCGTACTGATTTCCTCTGATGTTGCCCAGGTTTTAGCTAATGCACAATTCTTAATCGACTTCACCAGGCCTGAGGGCACCATGGCCCATTTGGCTGTTGCCGAAAAGACCGGCACCAAAATGATTATCGGTACAACAGGCCTAACTACCGATCAAATTGCGAGCTTGAAAAATGCATCAGCAAAGTTAGCGATCGTTTTTGCGCCAAACATGAGTGTGGGTGTGAATGCGACTTTTAAGTTGCTAGAGATCGCTGCAAAAATGCTCAATCAAGGTTATGACATTGAGATTATTGAGGCTCATCATAAGCATAAGGTGGATGCTCCTTCTGGTACTGCACTCAAGATGGGTGAAGTGATTGCGGATGCTTTAGGTGAAAAGCTCGATGACGTTGCTGTGTATGCCCGTGAAGGTCATACGGGTGAGCGCAAAGAAGGCTCAATTGGTTTTGCAACGATTCGTGGTGGCGATATTGTTGGTGACCATACTGTCTTATTTGCAGGTGATGGCGAACGTATTGAGATTAGTCATAAATCTTCAAGTCGTCAGTCCTATGCGCAAGGTTCATTGCGTGCAGCCCGTTTCTTGCAAAACCAAAGTGCTGGTTTATTCGATATGCAAGATGTTCTCGGCTTACGTAAATAA
- a CDS encoding class I SAM-dependent RNA methyltransferase, translating to MRFFVVCPGGLEVPLAQELAEIAGRPECKALGAWVIDPTPTSPTGGVGLAAPISAAMALNLHSRIASRVLLQMAQAPYRQEEDLYKLASGLAWEEWFSSKQTLRVDVTAHRSPLKSLNFATLKIKDAIVDRLRDVTGDRPSIDTAFPDVRVQAHLTATQITIYLDTSGEALFKRGWRDEKGDAPLKENLAAGILSITSWKPGQALFDPMCGSGTFLIEAAQIALGVPPGAIRAGLYGDDAKPSRLAYRPLITSAHGFGFQRLKPFNDAAEQKRWVDLKDAALALMLEKRKQHPSVESLKISGGDINEKLVSMFKGNWQRAQLPDQPIVRQVDALAAKAPGNLSEGVMLLNPPYGERLVIKGGRGQDRASSQEESYDDEPDNRFELNLETGRQSAKRSSRESLKKLQAQEEQDPKFVEFLRQFGQHLKEEFGGWNIFVLTADMALPGQLRIKESKRTPLFNGPLECRLFKFEMHAKRPT from the coding sequence ATGAGATTTTTTGTTGTTTGTCCAGGCGGTTTGGAAGTACCGCTTGCCCAGGAGCTAGCAGAGATTGCTGGACGCCCAGAATGTAAGGCCTTGGGGGCATGGGTAATTGACCCTACGCCAACTAGCCCTACGGGTGGTGTTGGTCTTGCTGCACCGATTTCTGCTGCAATGGCGCTGAACTTGCATTCCCGCATTGCGAGTCGGGTGTTATTACAAATGGCCCAAGCGCCTTATAGGCAAGAAGAGGACTTATATAAATTGGCGAGCGGCTTGGCCTGGGAGGAGTGGTTTAGTTCAAAGCAAACTTTACGAGTGGATGTGACAGCGCATCGCTCCCCATTAAAGAGCTTAAATTTTGCAACCCTCAAAATTAAAGACGCCATCGTTGATCGTTTGCGCGATGTGACTGGTGATCGCCCCAGTATCGACACTGCCTTTCCGGATGTGCGAGTGCAGGCTCATTTAACAGCCACTCAAATCACAATTTATTTAGATACTTCGGGTGAAGCATTGTTCAAGCGGGGCTGGCGTGATGAAAAGGGTGATGCGCCTCTGAAGGAAAATTTAGCCGCTGGCATCTTGTCGATTACTTCTTGGAAACCAGGGCAAGCTTTATTTGATCCTATGTGCGGTAGCGGCACCTTCTTAATTGAGGCTGCGCAGATAGCACTAGGCGTTCCGCCGGGCGCTATTCGTGCGGGCTTGTATGGCGATGATGCCAAGCCGAGCCGCTTGGCTTATCGTCCTTTAATCACCTCTGCTCATGGTTTTGGATTTCAGAGACTCAAGCCATTTAATGATGCTGCAGAACAAAAGCGCTGGGTAGACTTAAAAGATGCTGCTCTTGCTTTGATGTTGGAGAAGCGTAAGCAGCATCCTAGTGTCGAGTCCTTAAAAATTTCTGGTGGCGATATTAATGAGAAATTAGTATCGATGTTTAAGGGTAATTGGCAAAGAGCGCAATTGCCAGATCAGCCTATCGTTCGTCAGGTTGATGCTTTGGCAGCGAAAGCACCGGGTAATTTGAGTGAGGGTGTGATGCTATTAAACCCTCCTTATGGTGAGCGTCTAGTGATTAAAGGTGGACGTGGTCAGGATCGCGCCTCTTCTCAAGAGGAAAGCTACGATGATGAGCCTGATAATCGTTTTGAGTTGAATTTAGAGACTGGCCGTCAAAGCGCAAAGCGCTCTAGTCGTGAGTCATTGAAGAAGCTTCAAGCTCAAGAAGAGCAGGATCCGAAGTTTGTCGAGTTCTTGCGTCAGTTTGGACAACACCTCAAAGAGGAGTTTGGTGGGTGGAATATCTTTGTGTTGACTGCAGATATGGCGCTTCCAGGCCAACTGCGCATTAAAGAATCTAAACGCACACCTTTATTCAATGGCCCATTAGAGTGTCGTTTATTCAAGTTTGAGATGCACGCTAAGCGACCAACTTAA
- a CDS encoding symmetrical bis(5'-nucleosyl)-tetraphosphatase yields MSKIYAVGDVQGCAPSLKALVKKIPQKSKMIFLGDLVNRGPDSLGALRQLKSLQESGRAECILGNHDLHLLAIDAGLRNPKGLDTIQPILSAPDRKELIHWVRNRPMALSNGNVLTVHAGVMPQWDLQQTIECAQEVEKTLRSKSYKDFLANMYGNTPNKWSKSLKGYERLRVITNALTRMRFCTPAGQMEFESKEGLEQGPKGYVPWFTVPSRKTQDVLTYFGHWSTLGLLRQHNVIGLDTGCVWGGKLTALEISDSNKDSKKLEIIQVSGYDHPLRM; encoded by the coding sequence ATGAGCAAGATCTATGCCGTGGGAGATGTGCAAGGCTGCGCACCATCCCTCAAAGCCCTCGTTAAAAAAATTCCTCAAAAATCAAAGATGATTTTTTTGGGGGATTTGGTTAATCGCGGTCCAGACTCTCTTGGTGCTTTACGCCAACTCAAATCTTTGCAGGAGTCAGGTCGTGCCGAATGCATATTAGGCAATCATGATCTGCACCTTTTAGCCATTGATGCTGGCTTACGCAACCCTAAAGGCTTGGATACGATTCAGCCCATACTATCAGCGCCCGATAGAAAAGAGCTGATTCATTGGGTTCGCAATAGACCCATGGCACTGAGCAATGGAAATGTTTTAACTGTGCACGCAGGCGTAATGCCGCAATGGGACTTACAGCAAACAATCGAATGCGCTCAAGAAGTTGAAAAAACACTGCGCAGTAAATCGTACAAAGACTTTCTGGCCAATATGTATGGCAACACTCCAAATAAGTGGAGCAAGTCACTTAAAGGTTACGAACGTCTTCGAGTAATCACCAACGCGCTCACCAGAATGCGTTTTTGCACTCCCGCAGGTCAAATGGAATTTGAGAGCAAAGAAGGTTTAGAGCAAGGTCCCAAAGGCTATGTTCCCTGGTTCACCGTTCCAAGCAGGAAAACCCAGGACGTCCTTACCTATTTTGGCCACTGGTCTACCTTGGGGCTATTGCGCCAACATAACGTGATTGGCTTAGATACTGGCTGCGTATGGGGTGGAAAGCTCACTGCCCTAGAAATCTCAGACTCCAATAAAGACAGCAAGAAATTAGAGATTATTCAGGTGAGCGGCTATGACCACCCACTTCGAATGTAA
- the hemL gene encoding glutamate-1-semialdehyde 2,1-aminomutase, with translation MAKVDQNEALFERAQKTIPGGVNSPVRAFRQVGGVPRFVSKAKGPYFWDANDQRYIDLIMSWGPMIVGHANPEVVAAVQKAAETSFSFGAPTEGEIELAERICALMPSIEQVRMVSSGTEATMSALRLARGYAGRDLIIKFEGCYHGHADSLLVKAGSGLLTFADSTQNAPSSGGVPQDLVKHTLVLPYNDVAAIEEVFKKQGDQIAAVIIEPIAGNMNLIKPSKEFLAAIRSLTSKHGAVLIYDEVMTGFRVALGGAQSLQGITPDLTCLGKVMGGGMPMAAFGGKQEIMSKLAPLGNVYQAGTLSGNPVAVAAGLKTLEIISREGFYECLTGQTEKLMAGLKQGADKANIPFAVDSEGGMFGFYFTNQVPASFEAVTKSNIDAFKKFFHLMLDEGVYLAPSAYEAGFTSIAHDNEVVDAIVAAAERSFKKL, from the coding sequence ATGGCAAAAGTAGATCAAAACGAAGCGCTGTTTGAGCGCGCACAAAAGACTATCCCTGGGGGCGTCAATTCCCCGGTGAGGGCTTTTCGTCAGGTGGGCGGAGTTCCCCGTTTTGTTTCTAAAGCCAAAGGGCCTTATTTTTGGGATGCAAATGATCAGCGCTATATCGATTTAATTATGTCTTGGGGCCCCATGATTGTGGGTCATGCAAATCCAGAGGTAGTGGCTGCAGTTCAAAAAGCGGCTGAAACCAGTTTTAGTTTTGGCGCACCTACCGAAGGTGAAATTGAACTGGCTGAGCGTATTTGCGCTTTGATGCCCAGTATTGAGCAGGTACGTATGGTGTCAAGCGGCACTGAGGCAACGATGAGTGCCTTACGCTTAGCCCGTGGGTATGCCGGTCGCGATTTGATTATCAAGTTTGAGGGCTGCTATCACGGACACGCTGACAGCTTATTGGTAAAGGCAGGCTCAGGATTGCTTACTTTTGCTGACTCTACACAAAATGCACCTTCTTCTGGTGGTGTTCCACAAGATCTGGTGAAACACACTTTGGTGTTGCCATATAACGATGTAGCAGCCATTGAAGAGGTCTTTAAAAAGCAGGGTGATCAAATTGCCGCTGTCATCATCGAGCCTATTGCTGGCAATATGAACTTGATTAAGCCTTCAAAAGAGTTTTTAGCGGCTATTCGTAGTCTGACTAGCAAGCATGGCGCTGTATTAATTTATGACGAAGTCATGACTGGTTTTAGGGTGGCCTTAGGTGGCGCTCAGTCTTTGCAAGGCATCACTCCTGACCTCACTTGTTTAGGCAAGGTTATGGGTGGCGGTATGCCTATGGCAGCGTTTGGCGGCAAGCAAGAAATCATGTCTAAGCTAGCCCCGCTGGGTAATGTGTACCAGGCAGGTACGCTTTCTGGTAATCCGGTAGCTGTGGCTGCAGGCCTAAAAACTTTAGAGATTATCTCTAGAGAAGGTTTTTATGAATGCTTAACTGGTCAGACTGAGAAGTTAATGGCTGGCTTGAAACAGGGTGCAGATAAAGCAAATATTCCATTTGCTGTTGATAGCGAAGGCGGCATGTTTGGGTTTTACTTTACCAATCAAGTTCCTGCTTCATTTGAAGCGGTGACTAAATCCAATATTGATGCGTTTAAGAAATTCTTTCATCTCATGCTAGACGAAGGTGTGTATTTGGCGCCTTCAGCTTATGAAGCAGGCTTTACATCGATTGCACATGACAATGAGGTAGTCGATGCCATCGTTGCTGCTGCTGAGAGATCATTCAAAAAACTTTAA
- the lptE gene encoding LPS assembly lipoprotein LptE, whose amino-acid sequence MSVNSLRRAMLGFIATAPVMGLIACGYRLRGMVDLPFKVIAITGNPSPPLRADLQAAILTGTDAKVAINPKDADLILDINNDINGREILAYNSNGQVSAYRLNIRVGFRAYDLAGAEIVPESEIYMTRDIDFSVSTVLATDVQIQQFLTLMRKDLATQILRRVSAAARAPQAKSF is encoded by the coding sequence ATGAGCGTAAATTCCCTACGTCGCGCAATGCTAGGCTTCATTGCTACAGCCCCGGTAATGGGGTTGATCGCTTGCGGCTACCGCTTGCGCGGTATGGTGGACTTGCCTTTCAAGGTCATTGCGATTACAGGTAATCCATCCCCGCCATTGAGAGCGGATTTGCAGGCAGCAATCTTGACGGGAACGGATGCAAAAGTTGCGATTAATCCTAAAGATGCAGATCTCATTTTGGATATTAATAACGACATAAATGGTCGTGAGATCTTGGCTTATAACTCCAATGGTCAAGTATCAGCCTATCGCCTGAATATTCGAGTTGGATTTAGGGCATATGATTTGGCTGGTGCTGAAATCGTCCCAGAATCTGAGATCTACATGACCAGGGATATAGACTTCAGTGTGTCAACAGTGTTGGCAACTGACGTTCAAATTCAGCAGTTCTTAACTCTGATGCGCAAAGATTTGGCGACTCAGATTTTACGTCGTGTATCGGCTGCTGCAAGAGCGCCGCAAGCAAAATCTTTCTAG
- a CDS encoding CopD family protein, whose protein sequence is MSNAYLWVKTFHIVFITSWFAGLFYLPRIFVNLAEEKNSDAYARLLGMADRLFRFMTILAVPAVLLGLTLWLYFGIGAGDIWMHAKLFFVILVIGYHHACLSLLKKFRAGVNKRSGVWFRWFNEVPVILLVIIVALVLFKP, encoded by the coding sequence ATGAGCAACGCCTACCTCTGGGTAAAAACCTTTCACATCGTATTCATTACCTCTTGGTTCGCTGGTTTGTTTTACCTGCCCAGAATTTTTGTGAACTTAGCAGAAGAGAAAAACTCGGATGCTTATGCCCGTTTATTGGGTATGGCAGACCGTCTCTTCCGCTTTATGACTATCTTGGCTGTGCCAGCGGTACTGCTAGGTCTGACGCTATGGCTTTACTTTGGCATTGGCGCTGGCGATATCTGGATGCATGCCAAATTGTTCTTTGTGATTTTGGTGATTGGGTATCACCATGCCTGTTTAAGTCTACTCAAGAAGTTTCGCGCAGGTGTCAATAAACGATCTGGCGTTTGGTTTCGTTGGTTTAATGAAGTCCCAGTGATCTTATTGGTCATTATTGTTGCCTTGGTGTTGTTTAAGCCTTAA
- the leuS gene encoding leucine--tRNA ligase produces the protein MSKDYDYRSIEAAAQADWESAQVYQVAENAVDAQGKQKPKYYACSMLPYPSGKLHMGHVRNYTINDVMARQLRMQGYNVLMPMGWDAFGMPAENAAIQNKVPPAKWTYDNIAYMKKQMAAMGLAIDWSREVATCSPDYYRWNQWLFLKMLEKGIAYRKTQVVNWDPIDQTVLANEQVIDGRGWRSGALVEKREIPGYYFNITAYAEPLLSGLDGLGWPERVKTMQQNWIGKSRGVRFAFKHEITDDHGNFIQDGLLYVFTTRADTIMGVTFCAVAAEHPLATQAAANNPALATFIEKCKTGSVIEADLATQEKEGMFTGLYVTHPLTHEPVPVWVGNYVLMSYGDGAVMGVPAHDERDFTFALKYDLPIKQVIALQGESPMFNTTRWEDWYAQKEGVVCFNSAQFDGLSHEEAVSAVAKELEKLGVGEIKTTYRLRDWGISRQRYWGTPIPIIHCGDEGNPGCGAVPVPEADLPVVLPEDCVPDGSGNPLNKRADFLNVKCPKCGKPARRETDTMDTFVDSSWYFMRYTGPNAKTMVDERNEYWMPMDQYIGGIEHAILHLLYARFWTKVMRDLNLITFDEPFQNLLTQGMVLNETYYSEDASGKKTWLNPLDVELDLDEKGRPQGAKLIGDASNTPVIIGGVEKMSKSKNNGVDPQALIDQYGADTARLFVMFAAPPEQQLEWSGAGVDGASRFLRRVWMYSSGHASVLRDASDTLPNNLSDAEKELRREVHTILKQANFDYQRRQYNTVVSAAMKMLNTLEPIKLDQNAAISAPVLRECLSILLRVLYPVVPHMTHVLWKDLGYTKSFGPLLDAPWPSVDEAALVQTELTLMLQINGKLRGDIKVPADATKEQVETMALQSEPAQKALNGGAPKKVIVVPGRLVNIVA, from the coding sequence ATGAGCAAGGATTACGACTACCGCAGTATTGAAGCGGCAGCGCAAGCTGATTGGGAAAGTGCACAAGTCTATCAAGTAGCCGAGAACGCAGTTGATGCGCAGGGTAAGCAGAAACCAAAGTACTACGCCTGCTCAATGTTGCCTTATCCATCTGGCAAGCTCCACATGGGGCACGTACGCAACTACACCATTAACGATGTGATGGCACGTCAGCTCCGCATGCAGGGCTATAACGTCCTCATGCCTATGGGTTGGGATGCCTTTGGCATGCCTGCAGAAAATGCAGCGATACAAAATAAAGTTCCTCCCGCTAAATGGACCTACGACAACATTGCTTATATGAAAAAGCAAATGGCTGCGATGGGTTTAGCGATCGATTGGTCACGTGAAGTGGCTACCTGTAGTCCTGACTACTATCGTTGGAATCAGTGGCTCTTTTTAAAGATGCTCGAAAAAGGTATCGCCTATCGCAAAACGCAAGTGGTGAATTGGGATCCAATTGATCAAACTGTTTTAGCAAATGAGCAAGTGATTGATGGTCGTGGTTGGCGCTCTGGCGCTTTAGTAGAGAAGCGCGAGATCCCTGGTTATTACTTCAATATCACGGCGTATGCAGAACCATTGCTTTCTGGTTTAGATGGCTTGGGTTGGCCTGAACGCGTTAAGACGATGCAGCAAAACTGGATTGGTAAAAGTCGTGGCGTTCGTTTTGCGTTTAAGCACGAGATTACCGATGACCATGGTAATTTCATTCAAGATGGTCTGCTCTACGTATTTACTACCCGCGCTGATACCATCATGGGCGTCACTTTCTGTGCGGTAGCGGCTGAACATCCTTTGGCAACACAAGCAGCCGCTAATAATCCAGCGCTCGCTACATTCATTGAGAAATGCAAAACAGGTAGTGTGATTGAAGCTGATTTAGCTACCCAAGAAAAAGAAGGAATGTTTACTGGTTTGTATGTCACGCATCCGTTGACGCATGAACCTGTGCCTGTTTGGGTTGGCAACTACGTATTGATGTCTTATGGTGATGGCGCGGTGATGGGTGTGCCTGCGCACGACGAGCGTGATTTTACTTTTGCACTCAAGTACGACTTGCCAATTAAACAAGTGATTGCGCTTCAAGGCGAATCTCCTATGTTTAATACCACTCGTTGGGAGGATTGGTATGCCCAAAAAGAGGGTGTCGTTTGCTTTAATAGTGCTCAGTTTGACGGCCTATCGCATGAAGAGGCTGTGAGTGCTGTTGCGAAAGAGCTAGAAAAGCTTGGTGTTGGTGAAATCAAAACCACCTATCGCTTGCGCGATTGGGGAATTTCTCGTCAGCGCTATTGGGGCACACCGATTCCGATTATTCATTGTGGTGATGAGGGCAATCCGGGATGTGGCGCTGTGCCTGTACCAGAGGCAGATCTGCCGGTAGTGTTGCCGGAAGATTGTGTGCCAGATGGCAGCGGTAATCCGCTAAATAAACGCGCTGACTTCTTAAACGTCAAATGTCCGAAGTGCGGCAAGCCTGCACGTCGTGAAACTGACACCATGGATACTTTTGTAGATTCCTCTTGGTATTTCATGCGCTATACCGGTCCTAATGCTAAGACCATGGTGGATGAGCGTAATGAATATTGGATGCCAATGGACCAGTACATCGGTGGCATTGAGCATGCGATTTTGCATCTTCTCTACGCGCGTTTCTGGACTAAGGTGATGCGTGATCTCAATCTCATCACATTTGATGAGCCGTTCCAGAATTTGCTGACCCAAGGCATGGTTCTCAATGAGACTTACTACTCTGAAGATGCTTCAGGTAAAAAAACTTGGCTCAATCCTCTAGATGTGGAATTAGACCTCGATGAAAAAGGCCGCCCTCAAGGCGCTAAGCTTATTGGTGACGCTTCGAATACACCAGTGATCATTGGTGGTGTTGAGAAGATGTCTAAGAGTAAGAACAATGGCGTTGATCCTCAAGCTTTGATTGATCAGTATGGCGCTGATACCGCGCGCCTATTTGTAATGTTCGCTGCCCCGCCTGAGCAACAGCTGGAGTGGTCTGGTGCTGGTGTAGATGGCGCCTCTCGTTTCTTGCGTAGAGTCTGGATGTATTCCAGCGGTCACGCTAGTGTCTTGCGTGATGCATCTGACACCCTGCCTAATAATCTGAGCGATGCTGAAAAAGAATTGCGTCGTGAAGTTCACACTATCTTGAAGCAAGCTAACTTTGACTATCAACGTCGTCAGTACAACACGGTTGTTTCTGCTGCGATGAAAATGCTCAATACACTTGAGCCGATCAAGCTCGATCAGAATGCCGCGATTAGCGCGCCGGTCTTGCGTGAATGCCTGAGTATCTTGTTGCGCGTTCTCTATCCAGTAGTTCCACACATGACCCATGTGTTATGGAAAGACCTTGGCTACACCAAATCTTTTGGCCCTTTGCTTGACGCCCCTTGGCCTTCTGTAGATGAGGCTGCATTGGTGCAGACTGAACTGACTTTGATGCTCCAAATTAACGGTAAGTTACGCGGTGATATTAAGGTACCCGCTGACGCAACCAAGGAGCAAGTTGAAACCATGGCTTTACAAAGTGAGCCTGCACAAAAAGCATTAAATGGTGGTGCGCCGAAGAAGGTGATTGTAGTGCCCGGACGTTTGGTCAATATTGTTGCTTGA
- the holA gene encoding DNA polymerase III subunit delta, with product MVKVDALQVHLKSLSSGGAMLPLYVFSGDEPLLMMEAMDQLRSAAKKQNFTEREVLLQERGFDWSALLNAGQTMSLFGDKRWVELRIPTGKPGRDGADALKQFATQIASQAVGSDGPDTVVCIVLPRLDGKTKTSAWFSALDDAGMAIQIDSLDRSHLPQWIAGRLKRQNQEVEPGPEGQRALEFIADQVEGNLIAAHQEILKLGLLYPVGKLTEEQIRSSILKVARYNVFELTEAMLAGDLARLNRMLDGLKGEGEPLVLILWSVTEELRILSKLKAASDAGESVQNLMRANRIWGNKERLYPAALRRVQPLKLRRAMQVAAGLDRQVKGLYAAELPADPWDGLRLVGNLLR from the coding sequence ATGGTTAAAGTTGATGCCTTACAAGTGCACCTCAAGTCTTTGAGTTCTGGTGGTGCAATGTTGCCACTCTATGTATTTAGTGGTGATGAGCCTCTGTTGATGATGGAGGCTATGGATCAACTGCGATCTGCTGCCAAGAAACAAAACTTTACTGAGCGTGAAGTCTTATTGCAAGAGCGTGGCTTTGATTGGAGCGCTTTGTTAAATGCCGGTCAAACCATGTCATTGTTTGGCGACAAACGTTGGGTGGAGTTACGAATACCGACCGGTAAACCTGGTCGCGATGGGGCTGACGCTTTAAAACAATTTGCCACTCAAATTGCTTCTCAAGCTGTTGGGTCAGATGGTCCAGATACCGTTGTTTGTATTGTGTTGCCCCGTTTAGATGGTAAGACTAAGACTTCTGCGTGGTTTAGTGCTTTAGATGATGCTGGTATGGCGATTCAGATTGATTCTTTGGATCGCAGTCATTTGCCGCAGTGGATCGCTGGACGACTTAAGCGCCAAAATCAAGAAGTAGAGCCGGGTCCAGAAGGTCAGCGCGCACTTGAATTTATTGCTGATCAGGTAGAAGGCAATCTCATCGCTGCTCATCAAGAAATTTTGAAGTTGGGGTTGTTATACCCCGTAGGAAAATTGACTGAGGAGCAAATTCGGTCATCCATTTTGAAGGTGGCGCGCTACAACGTCTTTGAGCTGACTGAAGCAATGCTGGCTGGAGATCTGGCTAGGCTCAATCGCATGCTGGATGGCCTCAAAGGCGAGGGTGAGCCGCTGGTATTGATTCTGTGGAGCGTAACTGAAGAGCTTCGGATACTATCTAAATTGAAGGCTGCAAGCGATGCTGGCGAATCAGTGCAGAACTTGATGCGGGCCAACCGAATTTGGGGAAATAAAGAGCGTTTATACCCAGCAGCATTGAGAAGGGTTCAGCCCCTCAAGTTGCGAAGAGCGATGCAGGTTGCGGCAGGATTAGATCGCCAAGTAAAGGGTTTGTATGCGGCTGAATTGCCTGCCGATCCATGGGATGGTTTGCGTTTAGTTGGAAATTTACTCCGTTAA
- a CDS encoding rubredoxin gives MEFKTYMCLICGWVYDEATGLPDEGIAPGTLWKDVPMNWTCPECGARKEDFEMMAI, from the coding sequence ATGGAATTTAAAACGTATATGTGTTTGATATGTGGCTGGGTTTATGACGAAGCCACTGGTCTCCCTGATGAAGGTATTGCACCTGGAACCCTTTGGAAAGATGTTCCGATGAACTGGACTTGCCCAGAGTGCGGTGCTCGTAAAGAAGATTTTGAAATGATGGCGATTTAA
- a CDS encoding glutamate-5-semialdehyde dehydrogenase, protein MSSPIQEMMQDIGMRARAASRAMARASSEQKNQALLHIAKVVRQQAAEIQKINQVDVERAKGNGQDPAFVDRLTMSPKTIETMALGLEQIVSLDDPIGKISALQKQASGIELGQMRVPLGVIGIIYESRPNVTIDAAALCLKSGNAVILRGGSEAIDSNTFLAQIIQEGLAAAGLPRDAVQVVTTTDRSAVGQMITMTQYIDVIVPRGGKSLIARLMDEARVPMIKHLDGICHTYIDADADIAMAVKVCDNAKTQRYAPCNAMETLLVNQDIAQKVLPTLCKIYQDKGVELRVDGLTRKTLEANGFQNLVDAKEEDWQTEYLAPILSIKTVANIDEAMNHIEQYGSKHTDAIITNNKAQADRFLREVDSASVMVNASTRFADGFEYGLGAEIGISNDKLHARGPVGLDGLTSLKYVVMGHGEIRT, encoded by the coding sequence ATGAGTTCACCCATTCAAGAAATGATGCAAGACATTGGGATGCGAGCGCGTGCGGCTTCGCGTGCGATGGCACGTGCATCAAGCGAGCAAAAGAATCAGGCTTTATTGCATATTGCTAAGGTAGTTCGTCAGCAGGCCGCTGAAATTCAGAAGATTAATCAAGTGGATGTAGAGCGCGCAAAAGGCAATGGACAAGATCCTGCTTTTGTTGATCGCCTAACTATGAGTCCTAAAACGATTGAAACCATGGCTTTGGGTTTAGAGCAAATTGTTTCTTTGGATGATCCGATTGGCAAAATTTCCGCTTTGCAAAAGCAGGCTTCCGGCATTGAGTTAGGACAGATGCGTGTACCTTTGGGTGTTATTGGCATCATTTATGAGTCTCGCCCAAACGTCACTATTGATGCGGCCGCCTTATGCTTAAAGTCCGGCAATGCCGTGATTTTGCGTGGTGGTTCGGAAGCAATTGATTCAAATACTTTTTTGGCGCAGATTATTCAAGAGGGTCTGGCTGCTGCTGGCTTACCTAGAGATGCTGTGCAAGTGGTAACTACTACCGATCGTAGCGCCGTCGGCCAGATGATCACCATGACCCAATATATTGATGTGATCGTGCCTCGTGGTGGTAAGAGTTTGATTGCCCGTCTTATGGATGAAGCGCGTGTACCGATGATTAAGCACTTGGACGGAATTTGTCATACTTATATAGATGCTGATGCGGACATAGCAATGGCAGTAAAGGTGTGTGATAACGCCAAGACTCAACGCTATGCACCTTGCAATGCGATGGAAACTTTGTTGGTGAATCAAGATATTGCACAGAAAGTCTTACCAACGCTTTGCAAGATTTATCAAGATAAAGGCGTGGAGTTACGGGTTGATGGCTTGACTCGCAAAACCCTTGAAGCAAATGGCTTTCAGAATTTGGTCGATGCCAAAGAGGAGGATTGGCAAACTGAGTACTTGGCTCCCATCTTATCTATTAAGACAGTGGCTAATATCGATGAAGCCATGAATCATATTGAGCAATATGGCAGCAAACATACGGATGCCATTATTACTAATAACAAAGCGCAGGCCGATCGCTTCTTGCGTGAAGTGGATAGCGCCAGTGTGATGGTCAATGCCAGCACTCGCTTTGCAGATGGCTTTGAATATGGCTTAGGGGCAGAAATCGGCATCTCTAATGACAAATTGCATGCCCGTGGCCCTGTTGGCCTTGATGGATTGACCTCATTGAAGTATGTGGTCATGGGTCATGGTGAGATTCGGACCTAA